The nucleotide sequence TGTTCGTGGCCTATCTGCGCACCTTCGCGGGCCTCGGCCTCAAGGCGATCCCCATGCGCGCCGACACCGGGCCGATCGGCGGCGATCTCAGCCACGAGTTCATCATTCTGGCCAAGACCGGCGAGAGCGAGGTCTTCTGCGACCGTGCCTATCTCGACTTTCCGATTCCGCCGGCCAACACCGATTTCGAGGACGTGGCGGCGCTGCAGGGCATCGTCGATGCCTGGACCTCGCACTACGCCGCCACCGACGAGATGCACGAGGCCGACGCCTTCGCGGAGGTGCCGGAGGCCGATCGCCTCGCCGCCCGCGGCATCGAGGTCGGGCACATCTTCTACTTCGGCACGAAGTACTCCGAGCCGATGGGCGCCAAGGTGGCGGGTCCGGACGGCATCGAGCGGCCGGTCCATATGGGCTCCTACGGCATCGGCCCGAGCCGGCTGGTCGCCGCGATCGTCGAGGCGAGCCACGACGAGGGCGGCATCATCTGGCCGGACGCGGTGGCGCCCTTCGACGTCGCACTGATCAACCTGAAGGTGGGCGACGCCGCGACCGACGCCGCCTGCGCCGAGATCCAGGCGCAGCTCGAGGCCGCCAACCTCACGGTGCTCTACGACGACCGCGACGAGCGCCCCGGCGCCAAGTTCGCCACCGCCGACCTGATCGGCCTGCCCTGGCAGGTCGTGGTCGGGCCGAAAGGTCTCGCCGAGGGCAAGATCGAGTTGAAGCGCCGGGCGGGCGGCGAGCGCGAGACGGTCGCGCCCGTCGATCTCGTCAGCCGCATCCGGCGGATCTGAAGGCGCGCGATGGCCGGCAGCGCGACGCAAACGGGCGGGCGGACCGCGCGGCTCGCCGCCCTCCTGGGGCGCGCCGGCTCGACCGCCCCCTTCTCGGCCTTCGAGTGGATCATCGCGGGCCGGTATCTCCGGGCCCGTCGCCGCGGCGGCGGCGTCTCGGTGGTGGCCTTCTTCTCGGTGCTCGGCATCGCGCTGGGCGTCGCCACCCTGATCATCGTGCTCTCGGTGATGAACGGCTTCCGCTCCGAGTTGATGTCGAAGATCATCGGCATCAACGGGCACGTCTTCGCGACACCCATCGACCGCACCTTCACCGATTACGAGGACCTGTCCGAGCGGCTCGCGAAGGTTGCGGGCGTTCGTGCCGCGATCCCGCTCGTCGAGGGGCAGGCCTTTGCCTCCTCGCCCTACGGCGGCAGCGGCGTGCTGGTGCGGGGCGTGCGCGGCGCGGATCTCGACGGCATGGCGGCGATCTCGAAATCGCTGCGCGGTGGCACGCTCGAAGGGTTCGACGACGGCACCGGCGTGATCATCGGCCGGCGGCTCGCGGACGCGCTCGGCCTGCAACCTGGCGATAATATCACCCTCTCCACCCCGAAGGGCTCGACCACGCCCTTCGGCACGGCGCCGCGCACCAAGAGCTACGCCGTCAAGGCGGTGTTCGAGATCGGCATGACCGAGTTCGACTCGACCTTCGTGTTCATGCCGCTCACCGAGTCCCAGGCCTTCTTCAACAAGGAGGGCGACGTCTCGATGATCGAGATCTACATCGATCATCCGGACGAGGTCGGCGCCATGCGCGAGCCGCTGGAACTTGCCGCCGAGCGCCCGATCCTGCTCACCGACTGGCGCCAGCGCAACCGCACCTTCTTCGGCGCGCTCGAAGTCGAGCGCAACGTGATGTTCCTGATCCTCAGCCTGATCGTGGTGGTGGCGACGCTCAACATCGTCTCCGGCCTGATCCTGCTGGTGCGCGACAAGTCGAGCGACATCGCGATCCTGCGCACCATGGGGGCGACGCCCGGCACGGTGATGCGGGTCTTCCTGATCAACGGCGCGCTGATCGGGCTCGTCGGCACCCTCTCGGGGCTGGTGCTCGGTGTCGTCATCACGCTCAACATCAAGCCGATCCAGCGCGTCCTCTTCCCTGGCGCCTGGGATCCGACCGTGCGCTTCCTGGCCGAGATCCCGGCCGAGATGAACTCGGGCGAGATCACGGTCGTGGTCATCACGGCCTTTCTGCTGTCGCTCGCCGCGACGCTGTACCCCTCCTGGCGCGCGGCCCGGCTCGATCCGGTGCAGGCGCTGCGCTACGGCTGAGACCCGGACTGGCCCCATGAGCACCGACGCCCCCGGCACCCCGCCGGTGCCGGCCCTATTCTTCGCCCGCGTGGAGCGGCGCTACCCTCAGGCCGAGGGTGCGCTGGAGATCCTGCGAGGCGCCGATCTCGCCATCTGGCCGGGTGAGCTTGTCGCGCTCGTGGCGCCGTCTGGCGCCGGCAAATCGACGCTCCTGCACCTCGCGGGGCTGCTGGAGCGCCCGGATGGCGGCGAGGTCTATGTCGGCGGCCAACCGACTGCCGCGATGAGCGATTCCGAGCGCACCCGGTTCCGGCGCGAGGAGATGGGCTTCGTCTACCAGTTCCACCATCTCCTGCCGGAGTTCTCGGCGCTGGAGAACGTGGTGATGCCCCAGCTCATCCGGGGCCTGAAGCGGGCCGAGGCGAAGGCGCGCGCCGCCGAGCTTCTTGGCTTCCTCGGTCTGAAGGACCGGCTGCCGCATCGCCCGGCGGAGCTCTCCGGCGGCGAGCAGCAGCGCGTCGCCATCGCACGCGCGGTCGCCAACGGCCCGCGCCTGTTGCTGGCCGACGAGCCCACCGGCAATCTAGACCCGCAGACCGCCGACCACGTCTTCGGCATCCTGCTCGCCCTGGTGCGCGCCTCGGGGCTCGCGGCGCTCATCGCCACCCACAACATGGATCTGGCCGCCCGCATGGACCGCCGGGTGACGATCCGGGACGGGCTGATCCACCAGCTGGATTGAGGCCGTGCCGGGGAGGTCTCCGGCAGCCCGCGCGGCCGGATAGGCACGAAAGTTCCGCCCAGTGCTAGATCCGGCAACTTTCTGCCGGACGGCGGCGCATCACCAAAAGTATTTGTCGCTCGACAACCCCTTCATGTCACTGTTCGCGACAGGCCGATCAAGCAGCGCGATGGGCTCTCTGGTCGGCCTGAAGTTCGAACAAGTATAAGAACACGGTGCTAAACCCACGCTTTCTGTGCATGAGTGGCCTGCGCCGGCGCACGATTGAGCGCGCACGGGTCCGGCGCTTATCTCGGGATGCACACGCTGTTTTCCCCGAGACAACCACATGGACCATCCGGTCGCGTCTCCCAAGCGCTCCTCCGCGGCCGGCGGCTGGGGCGCCCTGAAGTCCTGCGGCAAGCACCTCCTCGGCAGCCGCGCGCCGCTGTCGGGCGCCCGCGCCATGCTCAAGGCCAACCAGCCGGACGGGTTCGACTGCCCGGGCTGCGCCTGGGGCGACCCGGAGCACGGATCCTCCTTCGAATTCTGCGAGAACGGCGTGAAGGCGGTCTCCTGGGAGGCGACCGACAAGCGCACGCCGCCGGCCTTCTTCGCCCGCCACACCGTCGCAGAACTCCGCGGCTGGACCGACTATGCGCTGGAGGGCGAGGGCCGCCTCACCCATCCGATGCGCTACGATGCTGCCAGCGACCGCTACCTGCCGGTCTCCTGGGACGAGGCCTTCGCGGAGATCGGACAGGAGCTCAACGCGCTCGCCAATCCGGACCAGGCCGAGTTCTACACCTCGGGCCGGGCCTCCAACGAGGCAGCCTACGTCTACCAGCTCTTCGCCCGGCTCTACGGCACCAACAACTTCCCCGACTGCTCGAACATGTGCCACGAGGCGAGCGGCATCGCGCTCACCCAGGCCATCGGCGTCGGCAAGGGCACGGTGACGCTGGAGGATTTCGAGCGCGCCGACGCGATCTTCGTGGTGGGGCAGAACCCTGGCACCAACCATCCGCGCATGCTGGGCGACCTGCGCCGGGCCGCCGAGCGCGGCGCCCGCGTGGTGGTGCTCAATCCCGTGCGCGAGCGCGGCCTGGAGCGCTTCGCCGACCCGCAGAACACCGTCGAGATGCTGCGGGGCGCGAGCCGCCCGATCGCCAGCCACTACCTGCAACCGCGGCTCGGCGGCGACATGGCGGCCTTCCGCGGCATGGCGAAGGCGATCTTCGCGGCCGACGACGCGGCGCTCGCCGCGGGCCGCCCCTCGCTCCTCGACCGGGCGTTCCTGGCCAAGCACACCGCCGGGCTCGAAGCGTGGCGCGCGGCCGTCGACGCGACGAGCTGGGAGGCCATCCTCGACCAGTCCGGCCTCTCGCGCGCGGACATCGAGGCGATGGCCGAGGTCTATCTCGGCGCCGACAAGGTCATCGCCACCTGGGCGATGGGCGTGACGCAGCACCGCCACTCGGTCGCGACGATCCGCGAGATCGCCAACGTTCTGTTCCTGCGAGGCCATATCGGGCGGCCGGGCGCCGGCCTCTGCCCGGTGCGCGGCCACTCGAACGTGCAGGGCGACCGCACGGTCGGCATCAACGAGAAGCCGCCGGCCGCCCTCCTCGACGCGCTGGAGCGCGAGTTCCACTTCGAGGCCCCGCGCCGGCACGGCCACAACGTGCTGGCAGCGATCGGCGCGATGCTCGACGGCTCGGCCAAGGCCTTCATCGGGTTAGGGGGCAACTTCGCCCGCGCGACGCCGGACTCCGCCCTCGTCGTGAAGGCGCTGACCTCCTGCCGGCTGACCGTGCACATCGCGACGAAGCTCAACCACTCGCACCTCGTGCCGGGCGCGGTCGCCTACATCCTGCCCTGCCTCGGCCGCACCGAGATCGACCGCAACAGCCGCGGCAAGACCCAGATCGTGACCGTCGAGGATTCGATGAGCATGGTCCACGGCTCGGGCGGCATCAACAAGCCGGCCTCGCCGCAGCTGCGCTCGGAGGTGGCGATCATCAGTGGGATCGCCGCCGCGACCGTGGGCTCGGACCGGGTCGACTGGGCCGCGCTCGCCGACGACCACGACCGGATCCGCGAGCTGATCGAGCGCACGATCCCGGGCTTTGCGGGCTACAACACCCGGGTCCGCCGGCCGCGCGGATTCATGCTGCGCAATCTCGCGGCGGAGCGCGTCTTCGAGACCCCGGCCGGAAAGGCCACCTTCTCGGACGACGCCCTGCCCGAGGCCACCGAGCACCAGCGGGCGGCCGGCACGGGGGACACCTTCGTGCTGCAGACGTTCCGCAGCCACGACCAGTACAACACGACCGTCTACGGCTTGGACGACCGTTACCGCGGCGTCTACGGCGAGCGGCGCGTGGTGTTCGCACATCCGGAGGATCTCGCCGAGATCCGCGCCCGGCTGGGCGACCGGGTCGACATCCGGGGCACGCACCAGGACGGCGTCGAGCGGGTGGCGGAGGATTTCCGCCTTGTGCCCTTCGACATGCCGCGCGGCGCGCTCGCCGGCTACTACCCGGAGCTGAACGTGCTGGTGCCGCTCTCGACCTTCGGGGCGCAGAGCGACACGCCGACCTCGAAGTCGGTCCTCGTCACCCTCCACGCATGCACAGACGCACGGACACACGCATGACGGAAGTTGAGTTCATCGGCACGGTCGAGGAGCTGCAGCAGCGCCGCCCCGACCTCTCGCGGCTGGAGGCGGGCCTGCTCGCCGCGCCCCATCTCGGCCTCTCGCCCGACACCCGCAGCTTCGCCCGGGTCTTCGACGTGGCCCACGCCCATGTGTTGCGCGCCCTCACGCGCCTGGACGAGGCCGGCCTCGTGGCCGTGACCGAGCGCGACCCGCGCACCCAGCGCGCCCACTTCGCCCCGACCGACGAGGCCCGCACGCTCTTCGCGCAGGCGGCCTGAGCCGGGACACCGGCGGCGCGGGCGACCCGTGCCGCCGACTTCCCGGAGACATCCCCGTCCGAGAATTCCTTGCCTGCCTACGACGCCGCGCGCAGGCCCGGCACCACCAGCATCTCTTCCGCCGTGTCGCAGGCCCGCGCAATGTGATCCGGGTCCGCGCGCATCCGCTCGCGCACGGCCGCGCAGGCGCGCTGGACTGCCGGGTCGCGGATGAGCTGGTCAAGCAGGCGCGCGGCCGGGGCGGGGCGAAAGGCGCGCCGGCTCAGCATCGCGCCGAGACCGAGTTCGGTGAGCCGGCGCCCCTCGTCGAAATGATCGAAGGCCACCGGCACCACGAGTTGCGGGATGCCGGCGGCGAGCGCCTGCGCCACGGTGCCGATGCCGCCATGATGCACGAGCGCCGCGCAGCGCGGCAGCAGCGCCCCGAAGGGCGCGTAGGGCAGGTGAATAAGGTTCGGCGGCAAATTCTGGGGCACCTGCCCGGCCTGGGGCGCCAGCAGCACGCCGCGCCGCCCCATCGTCCGGCACAGCTCCACCGCCGTCGCGAAGAAGCGCCCCCCGTGCCGCATGGCCGAGCCGTAGGTGAAGACGATGGGCGGCTCGCCCGCGTCGAGGAAGGCTGCCAGCTCCGGCGCGATCTCGGCCGCGTCGCCGAACTGGTCGACCAGCGGGAAGCCGATCTGGACCGCCTGGGCAGGCCAGTCCCGTTGCGGCGGCGTGAACCAATCAGGGAACATCAGCAGCATCCGGGTCGGGCTGTTCCACCAGTGCCGGAGCCGGTGCACCGGCCCGAGGCCGAGCCGGGCCCGCAGGGCGTTCAGCGGCGGCAGCGCCACCGGACCGATCGCGTAGGCGTCCGCGCCCATGCCGAGCCAGTGCCGGACCCGGCCCGAGAGGAAGCGCGGAAGCGGCAGGCCGGGGAGGCGCGGCGGGGCGATCCGGCTCTCGATCAGGAACGGCATCACCTGCAGCGTCGCCATCGGCAGGTCGTAGAGGTCCTGCGCGAGCCGGGCGCCGAGCGCCAGCGGCGAGGCGATCACCACCCCGCCGCGCTCGCGCGACCAGCTCGCCCCGAGCCAGAGCAGCGTGGTCTCGGTGAGCGAGGAGACGTAGTCGAACAGCGGCCGCACCCCCCGGCGCGGGTGCCAGAGGTCGGGCGCGCGGATCAGCGCCTCGTAGTCGGCCGCCGTCCCGAGCGGCTGGAACGGCAGGCCGGCGCGCCGGGCCAGCGCCTCGAACGGTGCGGGCGCCGCCAGCGCGACGCCGTGGCCGCGCCGCGCCATCTCGGCGCCGAGCGCAATAAAAGGCAGCACGTCCCCGTGCGTACCGACGGCCACCAGGAAGAATTCCATCCTGGTGGAAACACGATCGCGTGGAATTGCCGGGCTCCCGGGCCATTTCTGCTCGAAGCCGGGCGATCTAGCAGCCGACGATGCTTCTGCAATGTGTCCATAGATCGCGTAGTACGAACGCGCATCGCTGCGTTGCACGCGCGGTGTGCGCTTCGACACATCGGAACGGGATTTTAGGATCTGCTAACCGTAAGACCAGACAGCCGAACCGCGCCGCTTTACTTGGAACATAAAGGGAACAATAGTCGCCTTGTTCCTGTCCTGTTCTTAAGGGGTGCGGCAGATGCTGAAGCGGATGATCCTCACCGGCATGGCGGAGTTCATGGCGTTCGGGCTCCTGTCGGTCGCGCTTGCGGCCTGGGGTGTAGCCTTGGCGCCGGTAAATTAGCGCCGCGTTGCGCGGACGCCTTTTGTTCCCTTGCTCGCGCGTTGCCCACAGGAAAGGGGCGCGGATCGCCGGTATGACGTTCGCGGCAGGGCCGGATCACGCGGCCGGGTGCCGAGAACCGTGGATATCCCCGCCGGTGCGGCGAAGCGGTGACAGACTCGCCCCACGCCTCTCGGCGATCCTGTCCGGCCACGAACAAGGTCGGTCATGGCGCGTCAGCTCAAGGAGGTGGGTTACGTCCACCTCCACGTTCACTCGTCCTATTCCCTGTTGGAAGGTGCGCTGAAGGTCGGCGACCTCGTCAAGGCGGCGGCGGCCGACCGGCAGCCGGCGCTCGCGCTCACCGACACCAACAACCTGTTCGGCGCGCTAGAATTCTCCGAGAAGGCGGCGGGCTCCGGCATCCAGCCCATCGCCGGCATGCAACTCGCCGTCGCCTTCGAACAGGCTGACCCACTCGGGCGGAGCCGGGTGGAGCCCGCCAACATCGTGCTCCTGGCCCAGGACGAGGCCGGCTACGGCAACCTGCTACGGCTCGCCTCCCGGGCCTATTTCGACAACGCGCTCGGCGAGGCGGCGCGGGTGCGGGCCGAGGCGCTCGCCGATTCGGCCGGGGGGCTCATCGCGCTCACGGGCGGCCCCACCGGCCCCCTCGACACCGCGATCCGGGCCGGGCAACCCGAGCGCGCGCGGGCGCGCCTCGCCGCCCTCAAGGTCGCCTTCGGCCCGGACAACCTCTACGTCGAGATCCAGCGCCACGGCCTGCCGGACGAGCGCCGGGTCGAGGACGCGCTGATCGACCTCGCCGACGCCGAGGGACTCTCGCTCGTCGCGGCCAACGAGCCCTTCTTCGCCAAGCCCGACGATTTCGACGCCCACGACGCGCTCCTGGCCATCGCGGAGGGCCGCGTGGTCTCGGACGAGCGCCGCCGCCGGCTGACCCCGACCCACGGCTTCAAGACCCGGGCCGAGATGGCCGAGCTGTTCCGCGACCTGCCGGACGCGCTCCAGGCGACCGTCGAGATCGCGATGCGCTGCGCCTACCGGGTCCGCACCCGCAAGCCGATCCTGCCGAACTTCGGCAGCGTCGCCGAGGAAGGGCTCGCCGAGAGCCAGGAGGCGCAAGGTGCCGCGCTCGCGGCGGAATCGACAGCGGCGGTCGCCGAGGCGATCTCGGACGACGAGCCGACCGAGCTGCGCCGCCAGGCCGAGGCCGGGCTGGAGGCGCGGCTGGAGAAGCACGGGCCGGCGCCCGGCTTCACGCCCGAGCAGTACCGCGACCGCCTCGCCTTCGAGCTCGACGTCATCGTCAAGATGAAGTTCCCGGGCTACTTCCTGATCGTCTCGGACTTCATCAAGTGGGCCAAGGCCCACGACATCCCGGTCGGGCCCGGCCGCGGCTCGGGCGCGGGCTCGCTCGTGGCGTGGTCGCTCCTGATCACCGACCTCGATCCGCTGCGCTTCGGCCTGCTCTTCGAGCGCTTCCTCAACCCCGAGCGCGTCTCGATGCCGGATTTCGACATCGACTTCTGCGTCGAGGGCCGCGAGCGCGTGATCCAGTACGTGCAGCGCCGCTACGGCGAGCGGCAGGTCGCGCAGATCATCACCTTCGGTACGCTCTTGGCCCGCGGCGTGCTGCGCGACGTCGGCCGCGTGCTGGAGATGCCCTACGGGCAGGTCGACAAGCTGACCAAGCTCGTGCCCCAGAATCCCGCCAACCCCGTGACGCTGGCGCAAGCGATCGAGGGCGAGCCGAAGCTCCAGGCGGCGATCGAGGAAGAGCCCGTCGTCGCCCGCCTGATGGCGCACGCCCGCAAGCTCGAGGGCCTGCACCGCCACGCCTCGACCCACGCGGCCGGCGTGGTGATCGGCGACCGGCCGCTGGAACAGCTGGTGCCGCTCTACCGAGACCCGAAGACCGGCATGCGGGTGACCCAGTTTAACATGAAATGGGTCGAGCAGGCGGGACTGGTGAAGTTCGACTTCCTGGGCCTGAAGACCCTGACGATGCTCAGGTGCTGCACCGACCTCCTGAAGCAGCGCGGCATCGACATCGACCTGGCCGCCCTGCCGCTCGACGACCCGAACACCTACGGGCCGATGGGCCGGGGCGAGACGGTCGGCGTGTTCCAGGTGGAATCGGCCGGCATGCGCAAGGCGCTCTGCGAGATGCAGTGCGACCGCCTGGAGGACATCATCGCCCTGGTGGCCCTCTACCGGCCGGGCCCGATGGCCAACATCCCGGTCTACTGCGAGCGCAAGCTCGGGCGCGATGCCGGCAACGAGGCGAACTGGTATCCGCACCCGATGCTGGAGCCGATGCTGAAGGAGACCTTCGGCATCATCGTCTACCAGGAGCAGGTGATGGAGATCGCCAAGGTGCTCGCGGGCTATACGCTCGGCGAGGCCGACATGCTCCGCCGCGCCATGGGCAAGAAGATCCGCGCCGAGATGGACGCGCAGCGCGAGCGCTTCGTGAAGGGCTGCACCGCCAACGGGCTGACCAAGGCCAAGGCCGACGAGATCTTCGACCTGCTCGCCAAGTTCGCCGATTACGGCTTCAACAAGAGTCACGCGGCGGCCTACGCTCTGCTGACCTACCAGACCGCCTACCTGAAGGCGAACCATCCGGTCGAGTTCCTCGCCGCCGCGATGACCCTCGACATCGACAACACCGACAAGCTCGCCGAATTCCGCCAGGACGCGCAGCGCCTGAAGATCCCGGTCGATCCGCCCTCGATCAACACCTCGGGCGAGGTGTTCGAGGTGCATGACGGGCGCATCCGCTACGCGCTCGCGGCGATCAAGGGCGTCGGCCGCGAGGCGGTGCGCGCGATCATCCAGGCGCGGGGCGACCGGCCGTTCAAGGACCTCGCCTGCCTCGCGCGGCGCCTCAACCCGCGCATGGTGAACAAGCGGGTGCTGGAGAGCCTCGTCCAGGCGGGCGCCCTCGACTGCATCGAGCCCGACCGCGCCCGCGCCTTCGCGGCAATCGAGCCGATGATGAAGCTGGCGCAGGGTGCGGTGGAGGCCGAGTCGACCGGCATCACCGACATGTTCGGCGGCGTCGTCTCGGACACGGTCTCGCTGCGCATCCCCCCGCATGAGCTCTGGCCGATGGCGGACAAGCTGAAGCGGGAATATGCCGCGATCGGCTTCTTCGTCTCGGGCCATCCGCTCGACGAGTACGGCGACCTGCTCGGCAAGCTGCGGGTCCAGAGCTGGGCCGATTTCTGCCGCGCGGTCCGCTCGGGGACCACCAGCGTCGGGCGCGTGGCGGCCTCAGTGCTCGACC is from Methylobacterium radiodurans and encodes:
- the proS gene encoding proline--tRNA ligase, coding for MRLSRYFLPTLRETPKEAEIVSHRLMLRAGLIRQEAAGIYAWLPLGLRVLNRVCAVIREEQDRAGAVELLMPTVQSADLWRESGRYDAYGKEMLRIKDRHDRDILYGPTAEEVVTEIFRASVRSYKDLPKNLYQISWKFRDEVRPRFGTMRSREFLMKDAYSFDFDQAGARHAYNRMFVAYLRTFAGLGLKAIPMRADTGPIGGDLSHEFIILAKTGESEVFCDRAYLDFPIPPANTDFEDVAALQGIVDAWTSHYAATDEMHEADAFAEVPEADRLAARGIEVGHIFYFGTKYSEPMGAKVAGPDGIERPVHMGSYGIGPSRLVAAIVEASHDEGGIIWPDAVAPFDVALINLKVGDAATDAACAEIQAQLEAANLTVLYDDRDERPGAKFATADLIGLPWQVVVGPKGLAEGKIELKRRAGGERETVAPVDLVSRIRRI
- a CDS encoding lipoprotein-releasing ABC transporter permease subunit, with product MAGSATQTGGRTARLAALLGRAGSTAPFSAFEWIIAGRYLRARRRGGGVSVVAFFSVLGIALGVATLIIVLSVMNGFRSELMSKIIGINGHVFATPIDRTFTDYEDLSERLAKVAGVRAAIPLVEGQAFASSPYGGSGVLVRGVRGADLDGMAAISKSLRGGTLEGFDDGTGVIIGRRLADALGLQPGDNITLSTPKGSTTPFGTAPRTKSYAVKAVFEIGMTEFDSTFVFMPLTESQAFFNKEGDVSMIEIYIDHPDEVGAMREPLELAAERPILLTDWRQRNRTFFGALEVERNVMFLILSLIVVVATLNIVSGLILLVRDKSSDIAILRTMGATPGTVMRVFLINGALIGLVGTLSGLVLGVVITLNIKPIQRVLFPGAWDPTVRFLAEIPAEMNSGEITVVVITAFLLSLAATLYPSWRAARLDPVQALRYG
- a CDS encoding ABC transporter ATP-binding protein, producing the protein MSTDAPGTPPVPALFFARVERRYPQAEGALEILRGADLAIWPGELVALVAPSGAGKSTLLHLAGLLERPDGGEVYVGGQPTAAMSDSERTRFRREEMGFVYQFHHLLPEFSALENVVMPQLIRGLKRAEAKARAAELLGFLGLKDRLPHRPAELSGGEQQRVAIARAVANGPRLLLADEPTGNLDPQTADHVFGILLALVRASGLAALIATHNMDLAARMDRRVTIRDGLIHQLD
- a CDS encoding FdhF/YdeP family oxidoreductase, giving the protein MDHPVASPKRSSAAGGWGALKSCGKHLLGSRAPLSGARAMLKANQPDGFDCPGCAWGDPEHGSSFEFCENGVKAVSWEATDKRTPPAFFARHTVAELRGWTDYALEGEGRLTHPMRYDAASDRYLPVSWDEAFAEIGQELNALANPDQAEFYTSGRASNEAAYVYQLFARLYGTNNFPDCSNMCHEASGIALTQAIGVGKGTVTLEDFERADAIFVVGQNPGTNHPRMLGDLRRAAERGARVVVLNPVRERGLERFADPQNTVEMLRGASRPIASHYLQPRLGGDMAAFRGMAKAIFAADDAALAAGRPSLLDRAFLAKHTAGLEAWRAAVDATSWEAILDQSGLSRADIEAMAEVYLGADKVIATWAMGVTQHRHSVATIREIANVLFLRGHIGRPGAGLCPVRGHSNVQGDRTVGINEKPPAALLDALEREFHFEAPRRHGHNVLAAIGAMLDGSAKAFIGLGGNFARATPDSALVVKALTSCRLTVHIATKLNHSHLVPGAVAYILPCLGRTEIDRNSRGKTQIVTVEDSMSMVHGSGGINKPASPQLRSEVAIISGIAAATVGSDRVDWAALADDHDRIRELIERTIPGFAGYNTRVRRPRGFMLRNLAAERVFETPAGKATFSDDALPEATEHQRAAGTGDTFVLQTFRSHDQYNTTVYGLDDRYRGVYGERRVVFAHPEDLAEIRARLGDRVDIRGTHQDGVERVAEDFRLVPFDMPRGALAGYYPELNVLVPLSTFGAQSDTPTSKSVLVTLHACTDARTHA
- a CDS encoding glycosyltransferase yields the protein MEFFLVAVGTHGDVLPFIALGAEMARRGHGVALAAPAPFEALARRAGLPFQPLGTAADYEALIRAPDLWHPRRGVRPLFDYVSSLTETTLLWLGASWSRERGGVVIASPLALGARLAQDLYDLPMATLQVMPFLIESRIAPPRLPGLPLPRFLSGRVRHWLGMGADAYAIGPVALPPLNALRARLGLGPVHRLRHWWNSPTRMLLMFPDWFTPPQRDWPAQAVQIGFPLVDQFGDAAEIAPELAAFLDAGEPPIVFTYGSAMRHGGRFFATAVELCRTMGRRGVLLAPQAGQVPQNLPPNLIHLPYAPFGALLPRCAALVHHGGIGTVAQALAAGIPQLVVPVAFDHFDEGRRLTELGLGAMLSRRAFRPAPAARLLDQLIRDPAVQRACAAVRERMRADPDHIARACDTAEEMLVVPGLRAAS
- the dnaE gene encoding DNA polymerase III subunit alpha; this encodes MARQLKEVGYVHLHVHSSYSLLEGALKVGDLVKAAAADRQPALALTDTNNLFGALEFSEKAAGSGIQPIAGMQLAVAFEQADPLGRSRVEPANIVLLAQDEAGYGNLLRLASRAYFDNALGEAARVRAEALADSAGGLIALTGGPTGPLDTAIRAGQPERARARLAALKVAFGPDNLYVEIQRHGLPDERRVEDALIDLADAEGLSLVAANEPFFAKPDDFDAHDALLAIAEGRVVSDERRRRLTPTHGFKTRAEMAELFRDLPDALQATVEIAMRCAYRVRTRKPILPNFGSVAEEGLAESQEAQGAALAAESTAAVAEAISDDEPTELRRQAEAGLEARLEKHGPAPGFTPEQYRDRLAFELDVIVKMKFPGYFLIVSDFIKWAKAHDIPVGPGRGSGAGSLVAWSLLITDLDPLRFGLLFERFLNPERVSMPDFDIDFCVEGRERVIQYVQRRYGERQVAQIITFGTLLARGVLRDVGRVLEMPYGQVDKLTKLVPQNPANPVTLAQAIEGEPKLQAAIEEEPVVARLMAHARKLEGLHRHASTHAAGVVIGDRPLEQLVPLYRDPKTGMRVTQFNMKWVEQAGLVKFDFLGLKTLTMLRCCTDLLKQRGIDIDLAALPLDDPNTYGPMGRGETVGVFQVESAGMRKALCEMQCDRLEDIIALVALYRPGPMANIPVYCERKLGRDAGNEANWYPHPMLEPMLKETFGIIVYQEQVMEIAKVLAGYTLGEADMLRRAMGKKIRAEMDAQRERFVKGCTANGLTKAKADEIFDLLAKFADYGFNKSHAAAYALLTYQTAYLKANHPVEFLAAAMTLDIDNTDKLAEFRQDAQRLKIPVDPPSINTSGEVFEVHDGRIRYALAAIKGVGREAVRAIIQARGDRPFKDLACLARRLNPRMVNKRVLESLVQAGALDCIEPDRARAFAAIEPMMKLAQGAVEAESTGITDMFGGVVSDTVSLRIPPHELWPMADKLKREYAAIGFFVSGHPLDEYGDLLGKLRVQSWADFCRAVRSGTTSVGRVAASVLDRSERRTKTGNKLGIVTLSDQTGHFEAIIFSEGLGHYREILEPGKPLVLQLQANLEGEDVRARIMTAEPLDAAVARYQKGMRIYLRDERPIQTVQQRLAHRGEGEVSLILMLDGAREVEVRLPGKYQATPAIAGALRAVPGVVQVEVN